One region of Oligoflexus sp. genomic DNA includes:
- a CDS encoding alpha-amylase family glycosyl hydrolase, producing MKMRRTLNQTILGSLLGCALACQEAQPQPDTQRKPGPAPEAEPGPGSQPDTGNKPAPNPNVPVPGTPGVPGTPEVPGAPVVVNGDVMVQLFNWPFAKIKAEIPLLAGAGYGQILVSPPNLSIQTDQWWGRYQPVDYRLIAGPLGNEGDFKGMIQEARRHGIKIIVDVVLNHTANESSTFPPEAQQLNQKMGPLFTAEDYHPAFCITNYNDVYQVRNGRLCGGGGDQGLPDLNQGSARVLKVQKEFLKSLNDMGADGYRLDAVKHMEPGYFKQLLTSDLVQGKFIFGEIIADASSYDRDMSPYMNETSMAFYDFPLRATIQQAFGLGGSLGSLLDPQIVSAKKALPSARSVAFVMNHDIPNNTDFRSMILDPVDEELGYAFLMGRSEGVPFVFSDLGKAGGGGIRDDRWAYAHRSAALKAMISFHNAVRGQDMKVVHRDDCRLIFQRGNQGLVGINKCGEAFSFSVNGFGRKDQTAVDVLTQTRTTLTGGALDFRIPARKAVMLLIQP from the coding sequence ATGAAGATGCGACGGACGTTGAACCAAACTATTTTAGGCAGTCTGCTCGGCTGTGCCCTTGCCTGTCAGGAGGCCCAGCCTCAACCCGATACCCAGCGAAAGCCCGGGCCGGCACCTGAAGCGGAACCCGGCCCAGGATCCCAGCCGGATACCGGAAATAAACCAGCCCCCAATCCCAATGTCCCTGTCCCCGGAACGCCTGGAGTTCCAGGAACCCCCGAGGTTCCCGGCGCGCCTGTGGTGGTGAACGGGGATGTCATGGTCCAGCTCTTCAACTGGCCCTTTGCAAAAATCAAAGCGGAAATTCCTCTTCTGGCCGGCGCTGGCTACGGCCAGATCCTGGTTTCACCCCCGAACCTGAGCATCCAAACCGATCAGTGGTGGGGCCGCTATCAGCCTGTGGATTATCGCTTGATAGCCGGTCCTTTAGGGAATGAAGGCGATTTCAAAGGAATGATTCAGGAAGCCCGCCGTCACGGCATCAAAATCATTGTGGATGTGGTTCTGAATCACACGGCGAATGAATCCTCGACCTTTCCGCCGGAAGCTCAGCAGCTGAATCAGAAAATGGGGCCGCTTTTCACCGCCGAGGACTATCATCCCGCGTTTTGTATCACGAATTATAACGACGTCTATCAGGTGCGTAACGGTCGACTCTGCGGCGGCGGCGGGGATCAAGGCCTGCCTGACCTGAATCAAGGTTCGGCCCGCGTTTTGAAGGTCCAAAAGGAATTTTTGAAGTCACTGAATGATATGGGCGCTGACGGCTATCGCCTGGACGCTGTCAAGCATATGGAGCCGGGTTACTTCAAACAGCTTTTGACGAGCGACCTTGTTCAGGGCAAATTCATCTTCGGTGAAATCATTGCCGATGCTTCAAGCTATGATAGGGACATGAGCCCCTATATGAATGAAACGTCCATGGCATTTTATGATTTCCCCCTGCGCGCCACGATTCAGCAGGCCTTTGGCTTGGGTGGTTCGCTCGGCTCCCTGTTGGATCCCCAAATCGTAAGCGCGAAGAAGGCTCTTCCATCGGCCCGTTCGGTGGCCTTCGTGATGAACCATGATATTCCGAACAACACCGATTTCCGTTCCATGATCCTTGATCCCGTCGATGAGGAACTGGGCTATGCCTTCCTCATGGGCCGCAGCGAAGGTGTGCCCTTTGTCTTCTCGGATCTTGGGAAAGCCGGAGGCGGCGGTATACGCGATGATCGCTGGGCTTATGCGCATCGGTCTGCCGCTTTGAAGGCCATGATTTCCTTTCACAATGCCGTGCGCGGTCAGGATATGAAGGTCGTGCATCGGGACGATTGCCGCCTGATCTTTCAACGCGGCAATCAAGGTCTCGTGGGCATCAATAAATGCGGTGAGGCGTTCAGCTTTTCCGTCAATGGATTTGGTCGCAAGGATCAAACAGCCGTTGATGTGCTGACGCAAACCCGCACGACATTGACCGGCGGGGCTCTCGATTTCCGCATTCCGGCGCGTAAGGCCGTGATGCTCTTGATCCAGCCCTGA
- the acnA gene encoding aconitate hydratase AcnA, with the protein MAHKRLDSFNSHKTLDVEGVKYHYFSLPDAAKNGLGDISRLPMTLKVLLENLLRYEDGSIVTKEDVKALEQWLSTKKSQHEIAYHPARVLMQDFTGVPAVVDLAAMRQAMTQLGGDAKKINPLSPVDLVIDHSVMIDYYGTPDAFQKNVDLEFQRNAERYEFLKWAQNSLDNFRAVPPGTGICHQVNLEYLAKVVWTKEEDGQKWAYPDTCVGTDSHTTMINGLAVLGWGVGGIEAEAAMLSQPVAMVLPEVIGFKLTGKLKEGMTATDLVLTVTEKLRKLGVVEKFVEFFGPGLDDLGLADRATLANMAPEYGATCGFFPIDDETLRYLRFTGRDEHSVKLVEAYAKAQGMWRDNSVEAIYTQVVELDLSSIEPSLAGPSRPQDRITLSKASTNFKECLPKHFKVAEADLKKTAAVEGEKYTLTHGDVVIASITSCTNTSNPSVLVAAGLLAKKAVEKGLRSKPWVKTSLAPGSQVVKDYLEVAGLLPHLDTLGFNIVGYGCTTCIGNSGPLMPKISKSIQDNNLVAAAVLSGNRNFEGRISPDVKANYLASPPLVVAYALAGSMGIDITTESLGKGKDGKDVYLKDIWPSNREIADAIAMSLSASMYKKRYANVFEGPKQWQQTPAGKGLTFNWNSNSTYVRHPTYFENMPREAKGQDDIIGARPLAILGDSVTTDHISPAGDIKKDSPAGKYLIDHGVKPVDFNSYGARRGNHEVMMRGTFANIRIKNEMLDGKEGGYTKFIPTGEVMSIYDAAIRYKETKTPLVVIGGKEYGTGSSRDWAAKGTNLLGVRAVITESFERIHRSNLIGMGVLPLFFLPGQNRKTLNLTGDELFTIEGVRNMRPRQNMNCTIQRKDGSKEVIQVQSAIYSEDELAYFVNGGILQYVLRRLAVNS; encoded by the coding sequence ATGGCGCACAAAAGACTCGATTCTTTCAATTCTCATAAAACCCTGGACGTGGAAGGCGTTAAGTACCACTACTTCAGTCTGCCCGATGCAGCGAAGAATGGACTTGGTGATATTTCCCGTCTTCCCATGACCCTTAAGGTCCTGCTGGAAAACCTGCTCCGCTACGAAGACGGCAGCATCGTGACCAAGGAAGATGTTAAAGCTCTTGAGCAGTGGCTTTCGACAAAAAAATCGCAGCATGAAATCGCCTATCACCCTGCCCGCGTTCTGATGCAGGATTTTACTGGGGTTCCAGCGGTTGTCGATCTGGCAGCGATGCGCCAGGCCATGACCCAGCTGGGCGGCGACGCGAAGAAGATCAACCCACTGTCGCCAGTCGACCTTGTGATCGACCATTCAGTGATGATCGATTATTACGGAACGCCCGACGCCTTTCAAAAAAACGTCGATTTGGAATTCCAAAGAAATGCCGAGCGCTATGAATTTTTGAAGTGGGCACAGAACTCGCTCGACAATTTCCGCGCTGTGCCTCCCGGAACCGGGATTTGCCACCAGGTGAACCTGGAATATCTGGCCAAGGTCGTCTGGACCAAGGAAGAGGACGGCCAAAAATGGGCCTATCCCGACACCTGCGTCGGTACTGACTCGCACACCACGATGATCAATGGCCTCGCCGTTCTGGGCTGGGGCGTCGGCGGTATCGAAGCGGAAGCCGCCATGCTGTCACAACCTGTGGCCATGGTTCTGCCGGAAGTCATCGGCTTCAAACTTACCGGCAAATTGAAAGAAGGCATGACCGCGACCGACCTCGTGCTCACCGTAACCGAAAAACTGCGGAAGCTCGGTGTGGTCGAGAAGTTCGTGGAATTCTTCGGCCCCGGCCTGGATGACCTTGGCCTCGCTGACCGCGCAACTCTTGCCAACATGGCTCCCGAATACGGCGCCACCTGCGGCTTCTTCCCGATCGATGATGAAACGCTGCGTTATCTGCGTTTCACCGGCCGCGACGAGCACAGCGTGAAACTGGTCGAGGCTTATGCCAAGGCCCAAGGCATGTGGCGTGATAATTCGGTGGAAGCGATCTATACCCAGGTCGTTGAGCTGGATCTGAGTTCGATCGAACCGAGCCTCGCCGGGCCGTCCCGTCCTCAGGATCGTATCACACTCAGCAAGGCTTCCACGAATTTCAAAGAATGCCTGCCGAAGCATTTCAAAGTCGCCGAAGCCGACCTGAAAAAAACCGCTGCTGTCGAAGGCGAGAAGTATACGCTGACCCACGGTGATGTTGTGATCGCTTCCATCACCAGCTGTACGAACACGTCGAACCCTTCGGTTCTGGTGGCGGCCGGACTTTTGGCGAAAAAAGCCGTGGAAAAAGGCCTGCGTTCGAAGCCATGGGTGAAGACCTCCCTGGCCCCTGGATCACAGGTTGTGAAGGATTACCTGGAAGTGGCAGGCCTTCTGCCGCATCTCGATACGCTCGGCTTCAACATCGTCGGTTATGGCTGCACGACCTGCATCGGGAACTCCGGGCCTCTGATGCCGAAAATTTCCAAGTCCATCCAGGATAATAACCTGGTGGCTGCCGCTGTACTTTCCGGTAACCGGAACTTCGAAGGCCGTATCAGCCCCGATGTGAAAGCCAACTACCTGGCGTCGCCGCCTTTGGTTGTGGCCTATGCCCTGGCCGGTTCGATGGGCATCGACATCACGACTGAATCGCTCGGCAAAGGCAAGGATGGCAAGGACGTTTATCTGAAAGACATCTGGCCCAGCAATCGTGAGATCGCTGATGCGATCGCCATGTCGCTCAGCGCCTCGATGTACAAGAAACGTTACGCCAACGTCTTCGAGGGTCCCAAGCAGTGGCAACAAACTCCAGCGGGCAAGGGTTTGACCTTCAACTGGAACAGCAACAGCACCTACGTGCGTCACCCGACCTATTTCGAGAATATGCCGCGTGAAGCCAAGGGTCAGGACGATATCATCGGCGCGCGTCCTTTGGCGATTCTGGGCGACAGCGTGACGACCGACCACATTTCCCCAGCTGGTGATATCAAGAAGGATTCTCCAGCCGGCAAATACCTGATTGATCATGGTGTGAAGCCCGTGGATTTCAACTCGTACGGCGCCCGTCGCGGCAACCACGAGGTGATGATGCGCGGAACCTTTGCCAATATCCGCATCAAGAACGAGATGCTGGATGGCAAGGAAGGTGGATACACCAAATTCATCCCGACCGGCGAAGTGATGTCGATCTATGATGCAGCGATTCGTTACAAAGAGACCAAGACTCCGCTCGTGGTCATCGGCGGCAAGGAATACGGCACGGGCTCATCGCGTGACTGGGCTGCGAAAGGCACGAACCTTCTGGGTGTGCGCGCCGTCATCACGGAAAGCTTCGAACGCATTCACCGTTCAAACCTGATCGGTATGGGCGTTCTGCCCCTCTTCTTCCTGCCCGGACAAAACCGGAAGACTCTGAACCTGACAGGTGACGAACTCTTCACGATTGAAGGCGTCCGCAACATGCGCCCACGGCAGAACATGAACTGCACGATCCAGCGCAAGGACGGCAGCAAGGAAGTGATTCAGGTGCAAAGCGCCATCTATAGCGAAGACGAGCTTGCTTACTTCGTGAACGGTGGAATTCTGCAGTATGTGCTGCGTCGCCTCGCAGTGAACAGCTGA